A region from the Muribaculum gordoncarteri genome encodes:
- a CDS encoding cell wall anchor protein → MKVINRIHLLLTALLLSCATAHAAAPVSVKASLDSTYLIMGKQTLLKVNLVQDKGTQGYFITNNGDTLTREVEIIGLLRSDTTDIGSNREEIVREIIIQSFDSGLYTLPPFVYVADGDTFASNDLALKVLPVPVDTMTTVHDYAGTIAPHTRIWDYLPDFITDYWWIYAIILAIGIAVAAYFLFFKKKVIAAVLPKKKPVPPYEMAMQQLNKLKEEKLCERGQEKEYYTRLTEILRVYLDKRFGINAMEMTSTQILNSLRHRDDTKPTTQLMKQILEMADFVKFAKVRPLPDDNVKTLNMAVQFVEDTKPVEPSAEESSETDDDKPTDETSQPKDKK, encoded by the coding sequence ATGAAAGTTATCAATCGCATTCACTTATTACTGACAGCACTGCTACTGTCGTGCGCCACAGCCCACGCGGCGGCTCCTGTCAGCGTAAAGGCGTCGCTTGACTCAACCTACCTGATAATGGGCAAGCAAACGCTCTTGAAAGTGAATCTTGTGCAGGACAAAGGCACTCAGGGTTACTTCATAACCAACAACGGCGACACGCTCACCCGCGAAGTCGAAATAATTGGCCTCCTCCGCAGCGACACTACCGACATAGGCTCCAACCGCGAAGAGATTGTGCGTGAAATCATAATCCAGTCATTTGACTCGGGGCTCTATACTCTGCCTCCGTTTGTCTACGTGGCCGACGGCGACACATTCGCGTCCAACGACCTGGCTCTCAAGGTGCTCCCCGTCCCGGTCGACACCATGACCACAGTCCATGACTACGCCGGAACGATAGCGCCACACACCCGCATCTGGGACTATCTGCCCGACTTCATAACCGACTATTGGTGGATATATGCCATAATCCTTGCAATAGGCATAGCCGTAGCAGCCTACTTCCTCTTCTTCAAGAAGAAAGTGATAGCAGCCGTGCTTCCCAAGAAGAAACCCGTGCCGCCCTACGAAATGGCTATGCAGCAGCTCAACAAGCTTAAGGAGGAGAAACTCTGCGAGCGCGGACAGGAAAAAGAGTACTACACCCGCCTCACCGAGATTCTTCGTGTGTACCTTGACAAGCGTTTCGGCATAAACGCAATGGAGATGACATCCACACAGATTCTCAACTCCCTGCGTCACCGCGACGACACCAAGCCTACTACACAGCTCATGAAGCAGATTCTTGAAATGGCCGACTTTGTAAAGTTTGCCAAGGTGCGTCCGCTCCCCGACGACAATGTCAAGACCCTCAACATGGCCGTGCAGTTTGTCGAGGATACTAAACCGGTAGAACCCTCGGCCGAAGAGTCATCAGAAACCGACGACGACAAGCCGACCGACGAAACTTCACAACCTAAAGACAAGAAATAA
- a CDS encoding DUF58 domain-containing protein translates to MDANELLKKVRKIEIKTKGLSQNIFAGEYHSAFKGRGMMFSEVREYQYGDDIRDIDWNVTARHNHPYVKVFEEERELTVMLLIDVSGSRNFGAMGEDKREMIAEIAATLAFSAIQNNDKIGVIFFSDKIEKFIPPKKGRRHILFIIRELLDFTPEQRGTDLAEVLRYMTDALKKRCTTFIISDFIDSHDYYKALSIANNKHDVTAIQVYDKRDAQLPDVGFMRVIDLETGRDRWVNTSSGKVRQAFNRWWYERQQQMIDRFNRCRVDYTSIATDEDFVKSLMGLFQKRGVR, encoded by the coding sequence ATGGATGCCAACGAGCTTCTTAAGAAAGTAAGAAAAATCGAGATCAAGACCAAGGGTCTGTCGCAGAACATATTCGCCGGTGAGTACCACTCGGCGTTCAAGGGTCGCGGCATGATGTTCAGCGAGGTGCGCGAATATCAGTACGGCGACGACATCCGCGACATCGACTGGAACGTGACCGCCCGTCACAACCATCCCTATGTCAAGGTCTTCGAGGAAGAGCGCGAGCTCACCGTGATGCTTCTTATCGATGTGTCGGGTAGCCGCAACTTCGGTGCCATGGGCGAGGACAAGCGAGAAATGATAGCCGAAATAGCCGCTACGCTGGCCTTCTCGGCTATACAGAACAATGACAAGATAGGCGTGATATTCTTCTCCGACAAAATCGAGAAATTCATTCCCCCGAAAAAGGGTCGACGCCACATCCTGTTCATAATCCGCGAACTGCTTGACTTCACTCCCGAGCAACGCGGCACCGACCTGGCCGAGGTGCTTCGCTACATGACCGATGCGCTGAAGAAACGCTGCACAACGTTCATAATCTCTGACTTCATCGACTCACACGACTACTACAAGGCGCTATCTATCGCCAACAACAAGCACGATGTCACGGCCATACAGGTCTATGACAAGCGTGACGCTCAGTTGCCCGATGTGGGATTCATGCGAGTCATCGACCTCGAAACCGGACGCGACCGATGGGTAAACACCTCATCGGGTAAAGTGCGACAGGCATTCAACCGGTGGTGGTATGAGCGTCAGCAGCAGATGATTGACCGCTTCAATCGATGCCGCGTCGACTACACCTCTATTGCCACCGACGAGGATTTTGTTAAATCGCTCATGGGTCTGTTCCAGAAACGCGGCGTGAGATGA
- a CDS encoding AAA family ATPase — translation MSDTVNIRELNDLVAAKSDFITLIQRGMDQTIVGQKHLIDSLLIALLSNGHVLLEGVPGLAKTLAIKTLAQIIDAKYSRIQFTPDLLPADVIGTMVYSVKSEQFQVKRGPIFANFVLADEINRAPAKVQSALLEAMQERQVTIGDSTFPLDEPFLVMATQNPIEQEGTYPLPEAQVDRFLLKVVIGYPSKEEEKVIIRQNITNEKKEIRPLLKPEEILEAQRVVEKIYIDEKIERYIVDIVFATRFPADYNLNDLTTIIAFGASPRASISLARAARSYAFLRGRGYVVPEDVRAVAHDVLRHRIGLTYEAEANTITADEIISEILDKVEVP, via the coding sequence ATGAGTGACACGGTAAACATTAGAGAGCTCAACGACCTCGTTGCCGCAAAGAGCGATTTCATCACCCTCATTCAGCGAGGAATGGACCAGACAATTGTCGGTCAAAAGCATCTCATCGACTCACTGCTCATAGCTTTGCTTTCCAATGGCCACGTACTGCTCGAAGGCGTGCCCGGTCTGGCAAAAACATTAGCAATAAAGACTTTGGCACAAATCATCGATGCCAAATACAGCCGCATCCAGTTCACTCCCGACCTGTTGCCGGCCGATGTAATCGGTACTATGGTCTACAGCGTCAAGAGTGAACAGTTTCAGGTGAAGCGTGGTCCAATATTCGCCAACTTCGTACTCGCCGACGAAATCAACCGTGCGCCGGCCAAGGTACAGAGCGCACTGCTTGAAGCCATGCAGGAGCGTCAGGTGACAATAGGCGACAGCACATTCCCCCTCGACGAGCCCTTCCTCGTAATGGCCACCCAGAACCCCATCGAGCAGGAAGGTACCTATCCCCTGCCCGAGGCACAGGTCGATCGTTTCCTCTTGAAGGTTGTCATAGGCTATCCCTCCAAGGAAGAGGAGAAAGTCATCATACGCCAGAACATCACCAACGAAAAGAAGGAGATACGCCCGCTTCTTAAGCCCGAAGAGATTCTCGAGGCCCAGCGCGTCGTAGAGAAGATATACATCGATGAGAAAATCGAGCGTTACATCGTCGACATCGTATTCGCAACCCGTTTCCCGGCCGACTACAACCTCAACGACCTCACGACAATCATCGCCTTCGGTGCATCGCCCCGTGCGTCAATCAGCCTTGCACGCGCCGCACGCAGCTACGCATTCCTCCGCGGACGCGGTTACGTTGTGCCCGAGGATGTAAGAGCAGTGGCCCATGATGTGCTCCGTCACCGTATCGGACTTACCTACGAGGCCGAAGCCAACACCATCACCGCCGATGAAATAATTTCAGAAATCCTTGACAAGGTAGAAGTACCCTAA